TAATTTGGGCTGCTTTACAGAATGCCCCAAATCTGAAGCCCAATAATGTTAATAACAAACCTTCTTTACCCATTAGGGTTTTGGCCCCAAAAGAGATGAGTATAAATTGCACCTCAAATTATTCGGAACCCTAACTCCCATTACCACCGCGATCAGCCACAGCAGAGAGCACATCGGCGGACtgacggcggcggaggaggcCAGTAACCATGGTGCACGTCTCATTTTACCGCAATTGTAAGCTGCTCCAGCTCTAATCTGTAGTGCTATCGATATACACTCTAATTTTTTGCCGGTGATTTTTGTGCGCGCGACTCTTTGATTCCGTTGCCACTTTGTATGTATTATGATTTGTTGTTTCTCGTGTTCCTGATGAGTATCGATGTTGGATTTGGCAAATGCAATTTAGATAGAGAGATATGTGTGTGTTTAGTTGCTAAACTTTAGGATCAAACTTAGTGTTTGGTGTTTTTACCAATAATCTGCCATCTCCTGGAATATTTGTTGAGCTCGATATATGTTTTAGTATTAGAACTAGCTTATTAATTTGAGAATATTTGTTGATAAATCCAAAATCTGTATTTTGCAATTTGACGAGCATTAGTCGAATTAATTGTTGATGTAATATGGAAAAGGTTCAGACATATGAATGTGACATGTCCATCTTACAGATGGGAAGACATTCAAGAAGCCTCGTCGTCCTTATGAGAAGGAGCGACTCGATGCTGAGCTAAAGCTTGTTGGAGAGTATGGTTTGAGGTGCAAAAGGGAGCTATGGAGGGTTCAGTATGCCTTGAGCCGGATTAGGAATAATGCTAGAAATCTTTTGACCCTTGATGAGAAGGATCCCCGTCGTATTTTCGAGGGTGAGGCCCTTCTGAGGAGGATGAACAGGTATGGTCTGCTGGATGAGAGCCAGAACAAGCTCGATTATGTCCTGTCCCTCACTGTGGAGAACTTCCTCGAGCGTCGCCTCCAAACTTTAGTGTTCAAGGCTGGCATGGCCAAGTCTATTCACCATGCTAGAGTGCTGATCAGGCAAAGGCACATTAGGtattaatgatatatatatatatacacacacacattgtGTTTGATTCTAGATGATCCCTTGCTATCTTCTCCAGTTTTGCTATCTTTATGATTGTAGATTAAATTATATACTTCTCCAGTGTTGCTATCTTGATGATTGTAGACTAAATTATTTGCTATCTTGAATTTTATATCTTGATTGTAGTCTAAATTATATACTTCTCTATTGTTGTTATCTTGATTTTAATATGATGATTGTATACTACTATATTATATACTTACTCGAGTGTTACTATATTGAATTTTATATGATATTGTAGACTAAATTGTATACTTCTCGAGTGTTGCTATATTGAATTTTATATGATATTTTAGACTAAATTATATACTTCTCCAGGGTTGGGAGACAGGTTGTGAATGTTCCATCTTTCCTTGTGAGAGTTGATTCCCAGAAGCACATTGACTTCTCTCTCACAAGCCCCTTCGG
The genomic region above belongs to Salvia miltiorrhiza cultivar Shanhuang (shh) chromosome 5, IMPLAD_Smil_shh, whole genome shotgun sequence and contains:
- the LOC131025220 gene encoding 40S ribosomal protein S9-2 — translated: MVHVSFYRNYGKTFKKPRRPYEKERLDAELKLVGEYGLRCKRELWRVQYALSRIRNNARNLLTLDEKDPRRIFEGEALLRRMNRYGLLDESQNKLDYVLSLTVENFLERRLQTLVFKAGMAKSIHHARVLIRQRHIRVGRQVVNVPSFLVRVDSQKHIDFSLTSPFGGGRPGRVKRKNQKAAAKKASGGDGDEDDEE